The following are from one region of the Deltaproteobacteria bacterium genome:
- a CDS encoding Rpn family recombination-promoting nuclease/putative transposase, whose translation MKKQKYELLSPTLDVVFKMLFASKRGRQALIELLNAILKPASKITSVEVLNPQIPKLLVEDKGTVLDIHAKLADGTLVDIEMQMTSKTALPKRALYYATRMYSSELKVGDQYDRLRPVIVIFLVAEDLFPSRPRDFEVAFSLQQEDTGSPVMEELQGEIRLIFVEIIKAFRLWQERQLPPDDVTLGAWLAFLAAPNSQIVKEACMSMPELKDAKDALEDLSAKDEAREIARLREKARLDMDSIMANAKKEGRAEGRAEGRAEGEAKGRAEGEAKGRAEGEAKGRAEGEAKGRAEGEAKGRAEAKAEQSLLLLKKLLCDAATSAFSNAHLAELTGLTEAEVAKERAMRSK comes from the coding sequence ATGAAGAAACAAAAATATGAGCTCCTGAGCCCCACCCTCGACGTTGTGTTCAAGATGCTATTTGCCAGCAAACGCGGCCGGCAGGCCCTTATTGAGCTACTAAATGCGATCCTAAAACCAGCCAGCAAAATCACCTCGGTCGAGGTCCTAAACCCTCAGATACCTAAGTTGCTAGTCGAAGATAAGGGCACCGTCCTCGATATCCACGCCAAACTTGCTGACGGCACCCTCGTCGACATCGAGATGCAGATGACCTCTAAGACTGCACTGCCGAAGCGGGCTTTGTATTATGCCACCCGTATGTATTCGTCTGAGCTCAAGGTCGGGGATCAGTACGACCGCCTGAGGCCAGTCATCGTCATCTTCCTCGTAGCGGAGGATCTATTCCCATCAAGGCCCCGGGACTTCGAGGTCGCCTTCTCGCTCCAGCAGGAGGATACAGGGTCACCCGTTATGGAAGAGCTCCAGGGAGAAATCAGGCTCATCTTTGTCGAGATAATTAAGGCCTTCAGACTCTGGCAGGAGAGACAACTACCACCCGATGATGTAACTCTAGGTGCATGGCTCGCGTTTCTGGCCGCTCCCAATAGCCAGATTGTCAAGGAGGCCTGTATGTCCATGCCTGAACTCAAAGATGCCAAAGACGCACTAGAGGATCTATCTGCCAAAGACGAGGCCCGTGAAATTGCAAGGCTGAGAGAAAAGGCCAGGCTTGATATGGACTCCATAATGGCTAATGCCAAGAAAGAGGGCAGGGCGGAGGGCAGGGCGGAGGGCAGGGCTGAGGGCGAGGCAAAGGGCAGGGCTGAAGGCGAGGCAAAGGGCAGGGCTGAAGGCGAGGCAAAGGGCAGGGCTGAAGGCGAGGCAAAGGGCAGGGCTGAGGGCGAGGCAAAGGGCAGGGCTGAGGCAAAAGCGGAACAAAGCCTACTTCTGCTCAAAAAGTTACTTTGTGATGCTGCCACCAGTGCCTTTTCCAACGCGCACCTCGCAGAACTCACCGGCCTTACCGAGGCAGAGGTGGCTAAGGAAAGGGCGATGAGGTCGAAGTAG
- a CDS encoding RES domain-containing protein, with amino-acid sequence MRLQSFVEGVIVRGSYGAWAFPNEVKKLFRLLDRQLLSRDSHFLETSKYLFEFLSGTSFPESCLTHQVPLVFYRRVSSAPPANDPLSVIGSFGSGGRLNVGGSQSSSHMTRLFKAYAVKRAALYLSEDADTARKEFGDYGMPGSRAITYEIGFLKDEKNLTFVDLDEAVAHLAAYFPSLPEIVGKDSLGAIYEDVKVIIATQLLANWLTCESPVDADGIIFNSTRNPGKKNYCMYFSNDALCKTKLKVIGTV; translated from the coding sequence ATGAGACTACAGTCGTTCGTAGAAGGCGTGATCGTGCGGGGCAGTTACGGAGCTTGGGCCTTTCCAAATGAGGTCAAGAAGCTTTTTCGACTTCTCGACCGGCAGCTTCTCAGTCGTGACTCGCATTTCCTGGAGACTTCAAAATACCTATTCGAATTTTTATCCGGAACTTCATTTCCCGAAAGTTGTCTCACACACCAGGTACCACTAGTCTTTTACCGGCGTGTTTCGTCGGCTCCGCCGGCGAATGATCCTTTATCTGTGATCGGTTCATTTGGCTCCGGTGGTCGACTGAATGTTGGCGGTAGCCAATCAAGTAGCCACATGACGAGACTTTTTAAAGCATATGCCGTTAAGCGAGCGGCACTTTATTTATCAGAAGATGCCGACACCGCGCGGAAGGAATTTGGCGATTACGGGATGCCAGGTTCGAGGGCAATCACTTACGAGATCGGATTTCTGAAAGACGAAAAAAATTTAACGTTTGTCGATTTGGATGAAGCCGTTGCTCATCTTGCAGCATATTTTCCATCGCTGCCGGAAATTGTTGGCAAAGACAGCCTCGGCGCAATTTATGAAGACGTCAAGGTTATTATCGCCACGCAGCTTCTAGCAAATTGGTTAACGTGCGAGAGCCCAGTCGATGCCGATGGGATTATCTTTAACTCCACTCGAAACCCAGGGAAAAAGAACTACTGTATGTATTTCAGTAACGACGCATTGTGTAAGACTAAGCTCAAGGTAATTGGAACTGTTTGA